The DNA sequence TCGCGGGCGGGCTGACCACGACATCCGCGCTGCGTTCCAGGCTGTCCTGGGCGCCGGGCTGCAGCCAGCGGAAGACGCGCGACTGGACGGTGATCGGCTGGCTGCCGTCGTTGCGCAGGGTCAGGGTGGTCGCCGCCCCGCTTTACGAGAACGGCGTGCTGCGTCCGACGCGGACGCCAGTCTTCGACCGCGTCGTCGAGCAGGCGCGGCGGATATTCTCCTGCCAAGCCAGCCTGCTGACGATCATCGACGAGGCGAACGACCGCCAGTTCTTCAAGGCCGAGGCGGGCCTGATGCTGACCGCGGACGAGGATCGCGTCACGTCGCTGGCTTATTCCTTCTGCCGGATCGTCGTCGCGAATTCCGCGCCGCTGGTCATCGCGGATGCCCGGATCGACCCGCGGTTCAGCAGGCATCTGGCAATCGGCAGGTTCGGCGTGGTCGCCTATCTGGGCGTGCCGGTCAAGGATGAGACGGGCAGGGCCATCGCCGCCCTCTGCGTCGCCGAAAGCAGGCCGCGGGACTGGACGTCGGCCAATGTCGAGGTGCTGCAGGCTTTCGCGGAGGGTGTCTCGACTCAGATCAAGACGATGGTCCTGTCCGAACGGATGCGGACCGCCATCGGTCAGGAACCAGGCGGCGCCTCGGCCCTGCCACAGCCGGCCAGCGCGGTCCTGACCTATCACCATGC is a window from the Paracoccus marcusii genome containing:
- a CDS encoding GAF domain-containing protein, producing MVAAPLYENGVLRPTRTPVFDRVVEQARRIFSCQASLLTIIDEANDRQFFKAEAGLMLTADEDRVTSLAYSFCRIVVANSAPLVIADARIDPRFSRHLAIGRFGVVAYLGVPVKDETGRAIAALCVAESRPRDWTSANVEVLQAFAEGVSTQIKTMVLSERMRTAIGQEPGGASALPQPASAVLTYHHAPDGTETIDAATAETQQIWGIPAAEFIARFGDVFAFCMVEDYPLARASFGNSAAGMIPWHHRWRIRLPDGQVKWLEGHGLPASGRNGGLTWDCTINDATRLTS